ACCCGAACGATCCGGGCACCTACTTCGCCGGGTTCGACAAGTCGCAGGTGTCGCCGATCTCGTGCCCGGACAACGTCGCGTTCGACCGCTTCGGCAACCTGTGGATCGCCACCGACGGCAACGCGCTCGGCGCGCACGATGGCCTCTACGGCGTCGCGGTCGAGGGCAAGTACCGCGGACAGGTGCGTCAGTTCCTGTCGGTGCCCAACGGCGCGGAGACGTGCGGCCCGGTGGTGACCAAGGAGCGGGTGTTCGTCAACGTGCAGCACCCTGGCGAGACCGACGACGCCACCTTCGAAAACCCGACGTCGAACTGGCCCGACGGCGGCAGCTCGGTGCCCCGGCCCTCCGTGGTGACCGTGTGGCGCAGCGGCAAGAACGGCCAGATCGGCCAATAGCACATCGCGGGCGGTACGCCGGACTTATCCACAGTCCGGCGTACCCTCACGCCCATCTGCGGTGGAACCTGTAGCGCTAATCGCCCGATAGCGTTACAGGTTCCACCGCAGGTCGCGTTTAGAGGGCGATGCCCAACAGGGCGTCGATCGCGTCGCTCATCTCTTTCGGTGCGGCGGCGTCGGTGCCTTCGGCGGTGACCCAGGCATCGATGATCGCGAGCGCGCCGGGAGTATCGAGGTCGTCGGCGAGCCGTTCGCGCAGGGTCGCGATCACCGGCGCCGCCTCGCTTGCCGAGTCGCGGCTCACCGCCATGCGCCAGCGCGCGAGCTGGGCCTCGGCGTCGTGCAGCAGCTCCTCGGTCCACTCGCGGTCATCGCGGTAGTGCCCATGCAGCAGGGCAAGGCGGATCGCCATCGGGTCGGTGCCGGCCTGGGTGAGCTCTGAGACGCGCACGAGGTTGCCGAGGCTCTTGGACATCTTGTGCCCGTCGTAGCCGATCATTCCGGCCTGCGTGTAGTGGTCGGCAAACGGCTCGCGCCCGGTCACCTTCTCGGCGTGCGCGACCGACATCTCATGGTGTGGGAAGCGCAGGTCGGCGCCGCCGCCCTGCAGGTCGATCTGCTCACCGAGGTACTTCAGCGCGATGGCGGCGCACTCGATGTGCCACCCAGGCCGGCCGCTGCCGAGCTGGGTCGGCCACGCCGGATCGCCGGGGCGCTCGCCCTTCCACAGCAGCGGGTCGAGCCGGTGCCGCTTGCCTTCGCGATCGGGATCTCCCCCGCGCTCGGCAAACAGCTCGTCCATCGTCGCCTCGTCATAACGGCTGACGTAGCCGAAGCGCGGAGCCTGGCTCACGTCGAAGTAGATGTCGCCGCTGTCGTCCTCAAGGCGGTACGCCGCTCCGTCGTCGAGCAGCTTGGTCACGGCGTCGGTCACCAGCGGGATGGTCTCGACGGCGCCGAGGTAGTCATTCGGCGGCAGGATCCGCAGCGCTTCCATGTCGCTGCGGAAGAGGTCGGTCTCGCGCTGGGCGAGCTCCTCCCACGGGATCTCGTCGCGGGCGGCGCGCTCGATCAGCGGGTCGTCGACATCGGTCACGTTTTGCACGTAGTCGACCTGCTTACCGAGGTCACGCCAGACGCGCTGGACGAGGTCGAACGCGAGGTACGTCGCCGCGTGGCCAAGGTGCGTGGCGTCGTACGGCGTGATCCCGCAGACATACATCGTCGCCCGATCCCCGGTCGCCGAGGGCCGGACCTCATCGGACGCGCTGTCATAGAGCGAGAGCTGCGGCCCCGTTCCCTCGATCTGCGGAACGTCGACGTCAGCCCAAGATTGCATGATGTGAGGCTACCGATCCGTTAGCGGGCTAGAAGGGTGGGTAGGGCACGGGAGGCCAGTCGCCGCTCGGCTCGGGATGCCGGCCGGTGCGCAGCAGCCCCCGCACCCGTTCGCGGGTGCGGGCGACCTCGGCGACCGTCAGATGCTCCTCGAGCGAGTCAGCCAGCCCCTCGTCAAACCGGGCGCACAACCGCTCGAGTACGCCGATCGCCTCCTGCGGCAACGGCTCGCCGGCCCACCGCCACAACACGGTGCGCAGCTTGTCCTCGACGCTGAACGTGACCCCGTGATCGACGCCCCAGCAGTCGTAATCGACGACCGGGGTGCCGCCAGGCATGGGCCTCGGGATGAGGTGCCCGCCCTTGCGGTCACTGTTGTTGATGACGGCGTCAAAGACGCTCAATAGCCGCAGGTGCGGCGCCGCCGACTGGGCGTATTCGACAAGGTCGACGTCCTCGTCACCGTTGACCCACAGCTGGACCATCCCCGAGCCGAACTCACCGTCGCGCAGGATCGTCGGGGGCACGAAGTCCCAGCCCGTCTCGGCGCTCACGAGGTACGCCGCGACCTCGCGGCCAGCCAGCGTGCCATCGGGGAAGTCCCATAGCGGACGCTCACCGAGCACCGGTTTGTAGACGCAGTGCTCCTCGCGCTCGCCGTCGGTGATCTCACACAGCAGCGTCGCGTTGCTCGCGTCCATGATGCGACCCACGACGGTCAGCTCACCGTCGCGAAGCAACTCCAGGTCCGCGGCCTCGCTCACGAGAGCGCGGCGCGGTGGTAGCCGTTTTGCCGCGGGCAGATGTGGCCGGTCGGCTCGAGGGGTCGCCCGCAGAGCGGGCAGGCGGCGCGGCCAGCCTCGACGAGGGCAATGGCGCGAGCGGTGAACGCCTTCGCCGCAGCCGCGTCGATCCGCACCCGCAGTGCGTCCGGGGCCTCGTCGGCGTCGGAGAAGATGCTGTCTTCGTCGATCCCGCCGGCCTCGCCGGAGACGGCCTCGATCACGATCAGGTGGTCATTGTCGTCCCACGCGAGCCCGAGCGCCGAGACCCGGAACTCCTCATCGATCGGCATCTCCAACGGCTCAAGGTCAGCCGGGGGCGCCTCGATCGGTGCGATATCGCCGCGCCGGGTGACCTCGTCGACGATGTCGTCGAGGCGTTCGGCGAGGATCTTGACCTGCTCCTTCTCCAGCGCAACGCTGATCGTGCGCAGGCCGTCACTGGCCTGCAGGTAGAAGGTGCGTTCGCCGGGCTCGCCGACGGTGCCAGCGACAAACCGCTGGGGGTGGTCGAAGACGTGAAGCTGACGTGCCATTTGCTGACCTGAGCGTCCTTAAGATTCGGCTACGGCTGTGCGGGGTCGATATCGCGGGTTAACCCGCAGTGGAACGACGCCTACCGCGAGCGGTATTCCCACGCCGCGTCGTACCCGTCGAGCCTCCCACAACAGCGTCGGTCCCGCCGTCGGTGGCGGCGTACTCGGCGAGGTCTCCGGAGGTTGAGTTCATCACCTGCACGAACGGGCGCATCGGGGTGTAGCGGATCACGCTGATCGATGCCGGGTCGACGTTGATGCGCTGGAAGTCATCGAGGTGCATGCCGAGCGCGTCGGCCAGGATCGCCTTGATGATGTCGCCGTGCGAGCACAGCAGCCACGAGTCGCCGGACTTCAGTGATGCGTTGACAGCGCGTACGCCGTCGATGGCCCGCGAGGCCATGCCCATCATCGACTCCCCCGCGCGGCCCGGGAACCGCACCGCCGACGGGTGGACCTGCACGGTCGGCCACAGCGGGTCCTTGGCGAGGGCGCTGAGCTTCTTGCCGGTCCACGAGCCGTAATGGGCCTCGATGAACCGCTCATCCAGCTTGACCTTGCGGCGCCGGCCCGCAGCAACCGGTGCAATCGTCTCCTGGCAACGCTCCAGCGGGCTGCTGACGAGAGCCGCAAACCGGATGTCACGAAGCCGCTCAGCCACCTGTTGCGCCTGCTTCTCGCCCGTCGCGTCCAGGTGTACGCCGGGGGCGCGCCCGGCCAGGATGCCTTTGGAGTTGGCCGAGCTGCGCCCGTGCCGCAGCAGGAAAAGATTCGTCATCTGCTCGCTCACACCGCCCCGGTCGCGCTGATCGCGCCGACGCCGAGGGCGATCAGCAAGGCGGTGCCGAGCACCACTCGGTAGATGACGAACGCGGTGAACTTGTTGGACTGTACGAACTTCAGCAGCCACGCGATCGAGGCGTAGGCCACGATGAAGGAGACGACGATGCCCACGACGGTCTGCAGGACGCCGACTCCGTCGTCGGCCAGCGCCGAGGGCGCCTCGTAGACACCGGCGGCGACCAGTGCCGGGATGCCGAGCAAGAACGAGACCCGGGTCGCCGTCACGCGGTCGATGCCAAGCAGCAGGCCGGTGCTGATCGTGGCGCCTGAGCGCGAGACACCGGGGATGAGCGCGAGGCACTGGGCGAAACCGAGCTTGAGGCCATCGGCGATCGTCATGTCCTTCTCGCCACGAGTCTGCTTGCCGAGCCGATCGCCGAGCCACATCACGAACGACCAGGCGATCAGCGCGATACCGACCACCCACAATGAGCGCAGCGGGCCGGTGATGAGGTCCTTGGCCAGCAACGCGACAAACACGATCGGCAGCGAGCCGGCGATGACCACCCACGCCATCCGGTAGTTCGGGTCGGTGCGTGCCTCACGGTTGCGCAGGCCCCGCACCCACGCCATGAACAGCCGCGAGATGTCCTTCCAGAAGTAGAACAGGACCGCGGCGATGGCGCCGACCTGGATCACGGCGGTGAAGCCGGTGACCGAGCGGTTGCTCACATCCAAGCCCATCAGGCCCGCGGCGATGGTGATGTGCCCGGTGCTTGATACGGGAAGGAACTCCGTCAGTCCCTCGACGATCCCGAGTACGACGGCCTGCCAGAGTTCCACGAGGTGCTGCCTTCTCTCCGCGCCGTCCGGCGCACGCGTGTTGCGAATGCTGGATATGGAGTGCCGCCGGCCACTTCATCGGTGGGGCAGGCGAGCCTGAATTCTACGGCTCTGGGTGTTAGGTACCTTGCAAGGTGTGGAACAACGCGTCGCTGGCAGAAGTGGGTTAGTCGTCTCGCGTCTCGGGCTTGGCACCATGACGTGGGGCCGAGACACCGATCGCGACGAGGCCGCGGCGTGCTTGATGGCCTACGTCGAGGCCGGCGGCAACTTCGTCGACACGGCCGACGTGTACGTCGATGGCGAGAGCGAAAAGGTGGTCGGCCGGCTGCTGCGCACCGCCGTACGCCGCGACCAGATCGTGCTGGGCACCAAGGCTGTCGGGCGTACCGGGCCGGGCCCGATGGGCCGCGGCGCGTCCCGAGGCCATCTCGCCGCCGCACTTGATGCCTCGCTCAAGCGTCTCGGCACCGACTATGTCGACCTCTGGCAGCTGCACGCGTGGGACCCGATCGTCCCGCTCGAGGAGACGCTCGGGGCGCTGGAGACCGCTGTCAGCTCCGGCCGGGCGCGTTACGTAGGAGTGTCGAACTACGCCGGGTGGCAGCTGGCCCGCGCCGCGACGCTGCAGCAGACCGCGCGCTCGGTCGCGCCGATCGTGACGTCGCAGGTCGAGTACTCGCTCGTGGAGCGCGGCATCGAGCGCGAAGTCGTGCCGGCCGCCCGCGCGCTCGGCGTCGGGTTGCTGGCCTGGTCGCCGTTGGGGCGCGGCGTACTCACCGGCAAGTACCGACACGGCACTCCCTCGGACTCGCGCGCGGCGTCGCCGCACCTCGGCGAGTTCGTCAAGCGCTACCTCAATACGTCGTCGGCGTCTGTCGTCGAAGCCGTCGCAACCGCCGCCGACGGGCTCGGTGTCTCCCCGCTGGCGGTCGCGCTGACGTGGGTGCGCGACCGTCCCGGCGTGGCCAGCGCGATCCTCGGCGCGCGGACGGCCGGCCAGCTGCAAGCCTCGCTGTCGCTGGAGGACCTGGAGCTGCCCGAGGAGATCCAGAGCGTGCTCGATGAGGTGTCCGCCCCGGCGGTGGGATACCCCGAGCGCCGCCGGTAGCAGCCGGTGGCCTACACCCGGCCCGTGTGGCCGGCCGACACCGACCGCGTCTTCGCCGAGTTCTGCGAGGGAGGGTTGTGGCCCGGGATGGGTCATGCCTCCGTGCTACAGCTGCCCAAAGCGGGGATCGTGCGTGGCGATCAGGTCACGCAGGAGGCGCTGATGCGTCTGCCGCGGACGGCGGCGAAGAAGGCCGATCGTTTGGTGTCGGCCTGGGTGGGAGCGCAACATGCCTACCGAGTGGCCCAGATCCTGGTCCCAGCAGGGATCTTCGCGCGTACGACGCACGCCGTGATCGAGGAGCTCGGTGAGAACGCCGCCGAACAGCTTCATCGCAACCCGTGGTCGCTCGTCGGGATCCGCGCGATCGACGTCGCTTCTGCCGATGCCGCCGCGCGCGTCGTACTCGGCGGGTTCGACCCGCAGGACCCCCGCCGCGCCCGCGCCGTCGTGGTGGACGCGCTGCGGCGCGAGGCCAGCAACGGGCACACCGAGGCCGAGCGCGAAGAGATCCTCGACGAGGTGCGCCACGCCGGCATCCGCGATCCAGACGCCGCGATCAACGCCGCGATCGAGGAGGACCTGGTCGCCGCTCGGGGCGCGGACTGTGTCGCCCTGCGCGAGTACGCCGACGCCGAGGCGAGCATCGCCGCGGACATCGCGCGGCTCGCCGCGCAAGCCGACCCGTGGGGTGATGCGAAGTCGGTCAAGAAAGTCGCCGGTGACCTGGATGAGGTGCAGCGCAGCGCCGTACTCGCCGCCGCCGAGCATGCCGTCAGCGTGCTGACCGGCGGCCCGGGAACGGGCAAGTCGCGGACGGTCTCGGCGATCGTCGCGCTGGCCGAGAGCACGAAGAAGTCGGTTGCCCTGGCCGCACCCACCGGCCGCGCGGCGAAGCGCCTAGGTGAGCTAGCCGGCGGCGAGGCGACCACGGTGCACCGGCTGCTCGGCGCGCAAGGGCGAGATCTCGGCTTCGCCCGCGACTGGGAGGAGCCGATCGAGGCAGACGTCATCGTGATCGACGAGTCGTCAATGCTCGATGCACCGCTCTGTGCGGCACTGCTGGATGCCTGCCCGGACGGCGCTCACGTGGTGTTCGTCGGCGACGAGGCGCAGCTGCCTTCCATCGGACCCGGTCGGGTGCTCGGCGACTTGATCGCGTCGCAGACCGTCCCGGTGACGACGTTGACCAAGCTCTACCGGCAGGCTGAGGGCGGCCAGATCGCCTCGCTCGCGACCGCCGTCCGCGGCGGTGAGCTGCCACCGGTCGACGACCCGACGCATGAGGTCGTCGTGGTCGGCGCGCGCGGATCCGCCGAGGCGGCACACCGCACGGTGCAGCTGGTCACCGACTCGATCCCACGGGTGTTCGGGCTGAGCGCGAGCGAGATTCAGGTGGTCACGCCGGTCCATCGTGGCCCGGCCGGGACCAAGGAGCTCAACGTCGCGCTGAAGGCCAAGCTCAACCCCGGACCGGGCGCGGTCTCCGGGTTTGACATCGGCGACCGGGTCGTCGCGACGGTCAACCATCTCGACGCGACGCCGTACGGCTATGCCAACGGCGAGGTCGGCACCGTCGTCGCGCTCGGCGACAAGTCGGTCACCGTCGAGTTCGCCTCCGGCCTGGCCGACGTCTCGGGCAAGGACCTGGGCGACCTGCTGCACGGCTGGGCGATCACCGTCCACCGCGCGCAGGGTTCGGAGTGGCCCGCGGTTGTTGCGGTCGTGCCGCCGGAGTCCGGACGCCTGCTGGTTCGCGCTCTGGTCTACACCGCGTTTACCCGTGCGGAGCGGCACCTGTCGATCGTGCACGGGTCCGGGCCGGCGCTCGCCTATGCCGTCCGCCAGCGTTCGGCGAAGCCGCGGCGTACCTCACTTGTGGACCGGGTCCGCGCCAAGTACGCCGAGAATGCCTAGACTCTGCGACATGGCTGATGCTGCGCGCGGTGACGACTGGGAGTACGCGCCGATCCGTATCCCGTCGACGACGGGCCTGAAGGCAGCAGCGCAGATGCTCTCCGCCCAGGCCGGAGTCGGCGGCTGGGAGCTCGCCCGCGTCCTGAAGTACGCCGACGGGACGCGCAAGGTGGTCATGCGCCGTCGCCGTCGCCACGAGCACCTCCCCCAGCCCATCCTCTAAAGGCGCTGCGGTCAGTCCGGGACGACGACGACCTTGCCGGTGGTCTTGCGCGAGCCGAGCGCGGTCAGCGCCTCGGGCAGCTCGCTGAAGGAGTAGGTGCGCGAGATATACGGGTCGATCTGCCCGCCTGCATACAGCTTGGCTAGCGCGGCGTCGGCTTCGGGAATGACCTCGGGGCGCATCTTGCGGTAGTAGCCCCAGTGCACCCCGACCGCCGAGTAGTTCTTGACCAGCAGGTGGTTGGTCGCCGCCTGCGCCATCCGGCCCGAGGTAAACCCGATGATCAGGATCCGGCCCTCGAAGGCGATGCACTTCGTCGACTTGTCGTAGACGTCGCCGCCGACCGGGTCGTAGACGATGTCGGCGCCGTGCCCATCGGTCACGTCCTTGACCACGGCCACGAAGTCCTCGCTGTTGTAGTCGACCGCGACATCTGCCCCGAGATCGAGGCAGACCTGCTTCTTGTCCGGCCCACCAGCCGTGGCGATGACCTTGGCACCGGCGGCCTTGGCGATCTGGATCGCGGCCGACCCGACCCCGCCGGCACCCGCATGCACCAGCACCCAGTCACCTTCGGTGATCTGTCCGCGGGTGTGCAGTGCGACCCAGGACGTCTGGTAGGTCAGCAGGTAGCCGGCCGCCTTCTCGTCGGGCATGCCCTCGGGTACGGCGAACGCATCGTCGGCGCTCATCAGCGCGAACTCCTGATAGCCGCCACCGGCACCGGCGTCGCTGTGCGGACCGCCGAAGACGCGGTCACCGACCTTCCAGTTCGTGACGCCCTCGCCGAGCTCGACCACCTCGCCGGCGACCTCGACCCCCGGCGTGAACGGCAGCGTCGGGGTGACCTGGTACTTGCCTTGAGCGAGCAGAATGTCCGGGAAGTTCAGCGCTGCCGCGGTGACCCGCACCTTGATCTGGCCGGGGCCGGGGCTGACGTCGGGTACGTCGGCCCAGGTCAGTACGTCGGCTGGATCACCGTTGCGCTCGACGATCCAGGCCTTCACTGGCCGCTACCCTCACTGGGCGCCTCAGCGTCGGGGTCGAGGTCCTTGGGTACGCCGTACGGCGTACCGTCCGGCTTGCGTGCCGCGGGAACGCCGCGGAACTTGAACGGTGCGGGCTCGATGCCGGCCTGGATCAGCCAGTTGACCCCGCTCTCGTTGGAGGTCGCGGCCTTCAGGAACGTCTCGGCCACCGTGCGCGGAGAGATGATCGGGAAGTCGGCCTTCTCGAACTTGTCGCGCATGCCGTCGATGATCGGCGTGTCGGCGA
The nucleotide sequence above comes from Epidermidibacterium keratini. Encoded proteins:
- the mshC gene encoding cysteine--1-D-myo-inosityl 2-amino-2-deoxy-alpha-D-glucopyranoside ligase, translated to MQSWADVDVPQIEGTGPQLSLYDSASDEVRPSATGDRATMYVCGITPYDATHLGHAATYLAFDLVQRVWRDLGKQVDYVQNVTDVDDPLIERAARDEIPWEELAQRETDLFRSDMEALRILPPNDYLGAVETIPLVTDAVTKLLDDGAAYRLEDDSGDIYFDVSQAPRFGYVSRYDEATMDELFAERGGDPDREGKRHRLDPLLWKGERPGDPAWPTQLGSGRPGWHIECAAIALKYLGEQIDLQGGGADLRFPHHEMSVAHAEKVTGREPFADHYTQAGMIGYDGHKMSKSLGNLVRVSELTQAGTDPMAIRLALLHGHYRDDREWTEELLHDAEAQLARWRMAVSRDSASEAAPVIATLRERLADDLDTPGALAIIDAWVTAEGTDAAAPKEMSDAIDALLGIAL
- a CDS encoding SCO1664 family protein, yielding MSEAADLELLRDGELTVVGRIMDASNATLLCEITDGEREEHCVYKPVLGERPLWDFPDGTLAGREVAAYLVSAETGWDFVPPTILRDGEFGSGMVQLWVNGDEDVDLVEYAQSAAPHLRLLSVFDAVINNSDRKGGHLIPRPMPGGTPVVDYDCWGVDHGVTFSVEDKLRTVLWRWAGEPLPQEAIGVLERLCARFDEGLADSLEEHLTVAEVARTRERVRGLLRTGRHPEPSGDWPPVPYPPF
- a CDS encoding DUF3090 family protein, with the translated sequence MARQLHVFDHPQRFVAGTVGEPGERTFYLQASDGLRTISVALEKEQVKILAERLDDIVDEVTRRGDIAPIEAPPADLEPLEMPIDEEFRVSALGLAWDDNDHLIVIEAVSGEAGGIDEDSIFSDADEAPDALRVRIDAAAAKAFTARAIALVEAGRAACPLCGRPLEPTGHICPRQNGYHRAALS
- a CDS encoding MSMEG_4193 family putative phosphomutase, translated to MTNLFLLRHGRSSANSKGILAGRAPGVHLDATGEKQAQQVAERLRDIRFAALVSSPLERCQETIAPVAAGRRRKVKLDERFIEAHYGSWTGKKLSALAKDPLWPTVQVHPSAVRFPGRAGESMMGMASRAIDGVRAVNASLKSGDSWLLCSHGDIIKAILADALGMHLDDFQRINVDPASISVIRYTPMRPFVQVMNSTSGDLAEYAATDGGTDAVVGGSTGTTRRGNTARGRRRSTAG
- a CDS encoding undecaprenyl-diphosphate phosphatase, producing MELWQAVVLGIVEGLTEFLPVSSTGHITIAAGLMGLDVSNRSVTGFTAVIQVGAIAAVLFYFWKDISRLFMAWVRGLRNREARTDPNYRMAWVVIAGSLPIVFVALLAKDLITGPLRSLWVVGIALIAWSFVMWLGDRLGKQTRGEKDMTIADGLKLGFAQCLALIPGVSRSGATISTGLLLGIDRVTATRVSFLLGIPALVAAGVYEAPSALADDGVGVLQTVVGIVVSFIVAYASIAWLLKFVQSNKFTAFVIYRVVLGTALLIALGVGAISATGAV
- a CDS encoding aldo/keto reductase, encoding MEQRVAGRSGLVVSRLGLGTMTWGRDTDRDEAAACLMAYVEAGGNFVDTADVYVDGESEKVVGRLLRTAVRRDQIVLGTKAVGRTGPGPMGRGASRGHLAAALDASLKRLGTDYVDLWQLHAWDPIVPLEETLGALETAVSSGRARYVGVSNYAGWQLARAATLQQTARSVAPIVTSQVEYSLVERGIEREVVPAARALGVGLLAWSPLGRGVLTGKYRHGTPSDSRAASPHLGEFVKRYLNTSSASVVEAVATAADGLGVSPLAVALTWVRDRPGVASAILGARTAGQLQASLSLEDLELPEEIQSVLDEVSAPAVGYPERRR
- a CDS encoding ATP-dependent DNA helicase, with protein sequence MAYTRPVWPADTDRVFAEFCEGGLWPGMGHASVLQLPKAGIVRGDQVTQEALMRLPRTAAKKADRLVSAWVGAQHAYRVAQILVPAGIFARTTHAVIEELGENAAEQLHRNPWSLVGIRAIDVASADAAARVVLGGFDPQDPRRARAVVVDALRREASNGHTEAEREEILDEVRHAGIRDPDAAINAAIEEDLVAARGADCVALREYADAEASIAADIARLAAQADPWGDAKSVKKVAGDLDEVQRSAVLAAAEHAVSVLTGGPGTGKSRTVSAIVALAESTKKSVALAAPTGRAAKRLGELAGGEATTVHRLLGAQGRDLGFARDWEEPIEADVIVIDESSMLDAPLCAALLDACPDGAHVVFVGDEAQLPSIGPGRVLGDLIASQTVPVTTLTKLYRQAEGGQIASLATAVRGGELPPVDDPTHEVVVVGARGSAEAAHRTVQLVTDSIPRVFGLSASEIQVVTPVHRGPAGTKELNVALKAKLNPGPGAVSGFDIGDRVVATVNHLDATPYGYANGEVGTVVALGDKSVTVEFASGLADVSGKDLGDLLHGWAITVHRAQGSEWPAVVAVVPPESGRLLVRALVYTAFTRAERHLSIVHGSGPALAYAVRQRSAKPRRTSLVDRVRAKYAENA
- a CDS encoding DUF5703 family protein, translating into MADAARGDDWEYAPIRIPSTTGLKAAAQMLSAQAGVGGWELARVLKYADGTRKVVMRRRRRHEHLPQPIL
- a CDS encoding NADPH:quinone oxidoreductase family protein; this translates as MKAWIVERNGDPADVLTWADVPDVSPGPGQIKVRVTAAALNFPDILLAQGKYQVTPTLPFTPGVEVAGEVVELGEGVTNWKVGDRVFGGPHSDAGAGGGYQEFALMSADDAFAVPEGMPDEKAAGYLLTYQTSWVALHTRGQITEGDWVLVHAGAGGVGSAAIQIAKAAGAKVIATAGGPDKKQVCLDLGADVAVDYNSEDFVAVVKDVTDGHGADIVYDPVGGDVYDKSTKCIAFEGRILIIGFTSGRMAQAATNHLLVKNYSAVGVHWGYYRKMRPEVIPEADAALAKLYAGGQIDPYISRTYSFSELPEALTALGSRKTTGKVVVVPD